The Verrucomicrobiota bacterium sequence ACGGGCATGAAGTCACGCTCTGGTGCCGCCGTCCCGGCTTTGCCGGCCAGTTGCGCCGGGAACGCGTAAATGAGATTTACCTGCCCGGCGTCCCTTTACCCTCCGGGCTCGACATGACGTCCGACCTGGATTCGGCCGTGGCCCGGGCAGAAGTCGTGATCTGGGCGGTGCCATCCTCCGGCCTCCGAGAGGTCGCGGCGGAGATCCATACCCGCCGCGCCTTACCGGCTGCGGCCGTGTTTGTCTCGACCGTGAAAGGCATCGAATCCGGTACCGACCTGCGCATGAGCCAGGTCCTCGGCCAGATCTTTCCGGCTCACCCCGCCACGGTCCTGTCCGGGCCGAACCACGCCGAAGAAGTGGCCCGCGGTGTCCCGTCGGCGACCGTCCTGGCCGGACCCGCCGGCCTGGCCCGGCGCCTGCAGCAGATGCTCGCCAGTGACCGGTTCCGCATTTACACCAGTTCCGACCTGCCCGGCGTCGAACTGGGCGGCGCCTTGAAAAACATCTTTGCCCTCGCCGCCGGCATGAGTGACGGACTCGGTTTCGGCGACAATTCCAAAGCCGCTCTCGTCACCCGCGCCCTCGCCGAGATGGTCCGGCTCGGCACCGTCCTGGGTGGACGGCGCGAGACGTTTTACGGCCTCAGCGGGATGGGTGACCTGACCGTCACCGCCTTCAGCCGGCACAGCCGCAACCGCCGGGTCGGCGAGCGGCTCGCCCAGGGTGAGACTCTGGGCGCCGTCACGCAGAGCATGCGCATGGTCGCCGAAGGCGTCAACACGACCCGCGCCGCCCTGGCCCTCGCTCAACGCCACCGCATCGACGCTCCGATTACCCAAGGGGTGCACTCCGTGTTGTACGAAGGGGAGCGCGTCGGCCATGCCCTGCAAAGGCTGCTCGAACGCGGTTTGCGTTCCGAAGAAGAATAAATAAAGAAATTCCACAAACGCCACAAGCTGCACTCCGCCGCGCACGGGCGCCCGGAAAAATCCGGACAAGCCCGGACCTCCTGCGCGTAAAAGGGTTGATCCTTGCCTGCGGGGCGGCCGCAATTTTTTGTACCCGTGCTTCACCAGCCGTCCCTTCTCCGCCGTTTTTCCGGAATTCATAACGTTTCCCTCGAATGGTATCCAGGTTGGTGTTCTCCGGTTCGGCCCGGCTCTTCGCGTTGTGAAAGTTGTGGCATTTATCCGCCCCGTCATAAAATCGTTACAATATTACACCGCGCCAAAATTAGGGTTGCTATTTCACGAACAGTTTCCTAACTCCGTTGCGTTGAGAGGAAGTTCCGCGGGTCACCTCCGCCCCGGCTTGCCTCCGGGTTGAACAGGATCATTTGCATGAACAAAGGTCGTCCACGACGCGCTTGGAATCGAAACCAGGCAGGCCTGACATTGGTGGAACTGCTGGTGGTGCTTGCCATCATCGGAACCCTTGCCGGGATTGTCTACCCTGCCATCGTCGATTCGTTTCAAAAAAGCCAGGCTGCCATGGCGGCGCAACGCATCGACGCGGTGGAGAAGGCCAAGGTGCAATTTCGCCTGGATAATCCCAACGCCACCACGGCTCAGTTCGGCGACCTTCAGCCTTACCTGGTACAGTTGGGACAACCCTTGAGCAGCCTGGCGGCTCTGAATGAGGGCACCGGCGGTACGATTAACATCGGTGATCTGGTTAATACCGCCTATTTTGTCCAGTCAGGCTCGAACGCGAAATTCACGCAGTTGCTGGCCAAGTATCACGTGCCGCTCAGCAGTAAACCCGAAGGCGACGCTGCCGCGACGGCGGCGTCAGGTTCGTCCAACCCTTAGGCGCCCGGAGCCTTTTCTGCCACGGAGGGATGCCATGCCGCGTTACGAGGTGATCACGCAGACGCGCAAGCACGCGCCATACACCCGTACCCTCGCAGAGGCCTCGTCCCTCGCTGAATTGAATGCCCGGCTGATTAACCTGAACAAGCCCATCGTCCAGGTGATCGAGCCGGTTCCAACCGGCCAAAAGGCCGGCAAAATTCGCGTTGGCCTGCGGGCGCGATTGCTTTTCCTGCAGCAGTTGGAAACGTGTGCCTACCTCGGAG is a genomic window containing:
- a CDS encoding NAD(P)-dependent glycerol-3-phosphate dehydrogenase — encoded protein: MARITCLGAGGWGTALALLANQNGHEVTLWCRRPGFAGQLRRERVNEIYLPGVPLPSGLDMTSDLDSAVARAEVVIWAVPSSGLREVAAEIHTRRALPAAAVFVSTVKGIESGTDLRMSQVLGQIFPAHPATVLSGPNHAEEVARGVPSATVLAGPAGLARRLQQMLASDRFRIYTSSDLPGVELGGALKNIFALAAGMSDGLGFGDNSKAALVTRALAEMVRLGTVLGGRRETFYGLSGMGDLTVTAFSRHSRNRRVGERLAQGETLGAVTQSMRMVAEGVNTTRAALALAQRHRIDAPITQGVHSVLYEGERVGHALQRLLERGLRSEEE
- a CDS encoding prepilin-type N-terminal cleavage/methylation domain-containing protein, translated to MNKGRPRRAWNRNQAGLTLVELLVVLAIIGTLAGIVYPAIVDSFQKSQAAMAAQRIDAVEKAKVQFRLDNPNATTAQFGDLQPYLVQLGQPLSSLAALNEGTGGTINIGDLVNTAYFVQSGSNAKFTQLLAKYHVPLSSKPEGDAAATAASGSSNP